A window of the Streptomyces sp. JB150 genome harbors these coding sequences:
- a CDS encoding VWA domain-containing protein produces the protein MARLSKSNVPRFSVDVYQNEFLPEGGREVNAIVTVTATGGGTLGSAVTAPQVYAPGQGPSAAVAIMVDCSGSMDYPPAKMRNARDATAAAIDTLRDGVHFAVIGGTHVAKEVYPGGGRLATASPTTREQAKQALRRLSAGGGTAIGTWLRLADRLLSSADVAIRHGILLTDGRNEHESPEDLKASLDACAGRFTCDARGVGTDWEVKEVTGIASALLGSADIVADPAALAADFTRMMETAMGKEVADVALRLWTPVGTTITFVKQVAPTVEDLTGRRTEAGPRAGDYPTGSWGDESRDYHLCVEVPAADLGQEMLAARVSLVIPQPDGGAHNLGAQGLVRAVWTDDMAASTSINPQVAHYTGQAELAQVIQEGLDLRKSGDIDGATAKLGRAVQLAGASGNADTAKLLAKVVDVVDAATGTVRLKAKVAEADEMTLETRSTKTVRVKK, from the coding sequence ATGGCCAGACTGTCGAAGTCGAACGTGCCCCGGTTCTCGGTGGACGTGTACCAGAACGAGTTCCTCCCGGAGGGCGGCCGGGAGGTCAACGCGATCGTCACGGTGACCGCGACCGGCGGCGGCACCCTCGGCAGCGCCGTCACCGCACCGCAGGTGTACGCGCCCGGCCAGGGCCCGTCCGCCGCCGTGGCGATCATGGTCGACTGCTCGGGGTCGATGGACTACCCGCCGGCCAAGATGCGCAACGCCCGGGACGCGACCGCCGCCGCGATCGACACCCTGCGCGACGGCGTGCACTTCGCGGTGATCGGCGGCACCCATGTGGCCAAGGAGGTCTATCCGGGCGGCGGGCGGCTCGCGACCGCGAGCCCCACCACCCGGGAACAGGCCAAGCAGGCGCTGCGCAGGCTGAGCGCGGGCGGCGGCACCGCCATCGGCACCTGGCTGCGCCTCGCCGACCGGCTGCTGTCCTCCGCGGACGTGGCCATCCGGCACGGCATCCTGCTCACCGACGGCCGCAACGAACACGAGTCGCCGGAGGACCTGAAGGCCTCCCTGGACGCCTGCGCCGGACGTTTCACCTGTGACGCGCGCGGCGTCGGCACCGACTGGGAAGTGAAAGAAGTCACAGGCATCGCCTCGGCGCTGCTCGGCAGCGCCGACATCGTCGCCGATCCGGCCGCTCTCGCCGCCGACTTCACGCGGATGATGGAGACGGCGATGGGCAAGGAGGTCGCGGACGTCGCGCTGCGGCTGTGGACGCCGGTCGGCACGACCATCACGTTCGTCAAGCAGGTGGCGCCCACGGTCGAGGACCTGACCGGCCGCCGCACCGAGGCCGGCCCGCGCGCCGGTGACTACCCCACCGGTTCCTGGGGGGACGAGTCCCGTGACTACCACCTCTGCGTGGAGGTTCCCGCCGCGGACCTCGGCCAGGAGATGCTGGCGGCGCGGGTCTCGCTGGTGATCCCGCAGCCCGACGGCGGCGCGCACAACCTCGGCGCCCAGGGTCTCGTACGGGCCGTGTGGACCGACGACATGGCCGCGTCGACGTCGATCAACCCCCAGGTCGCCCACTACACCGGGCAGGCCGAACTCGCCCAGGTCATCCAGGAAGGGCTCGATCTGCGCAAATCCGGAGACATCGATGGAGCAACGGCCAAACTGGGGCGCGCCGTTCAGCTCGCCGGCGCCTCGGGGAACGCGGATACTGCGAAACTGCTTGCGAAGGTGGTGGACGTGGTCGACGCCGCGACAGGTACTGTGCGACTGAAGGCGAAGGTCGCGGAGGCCGACGAGATGACTCTCGAGACTCGGTCCACCAAGACTGTTCGTGTAAAGAAGTGA
- a CDS encoding FHA domain-containing protein, which translates to MPTCPNGHQSGSDDWCEVCGHRMAGAVPPPPPPPPPGGGGYGFPPPAPGATGRPAAAPSPQPELCPQCRTPREGGAPFCEECRWNFLTNTATSYTPAAPSPPRPPAPGPGQGPGPDPRFQRPPGPPSYGGTDQYEYQGSRPSQVNRPAEPIPPGGPGFGGEPGGPGGHGAPGMPPRPGGPGGPGGPGGPGGPGGPGGFPGPGGGPGQPGGPFGERPGGPSPVPGQAGPPPGYGADPSRPVPPPPGPPGGPGGPGGPGAPGGAPQAFHRPGPGGPGGPGGPGGPGAPGGPSYGGGDDWVLSPPSTGPGGPHGHGGPQTHGGPGGPGAPAQPGGGYGYPHPGANQAPPPPAPQGPATWTATIGPDREYFMAMMQRSGPEAAGLNLPAYSPEQRRTLTGNQVTIGRRRHSTGDTPDIDLSVPPEDPGVSHQHAVLVQQPDGSWAIVDQNSTNGTTVNGAEEPIQPFVPVPLQDGDRVHVGAWTTITIRRG; encoded by the coding sequence ATGCCGACCTGCCCGAACGGACACCAGTCGGGTTCCGACGACTGGTGCGAGGTCTGCGGTCACCGCATGGCCGGAGCCGTGCCCCCGCCCCCGCCTCCGCCGCCGCCCGGCGGTGGCGGATACGGCTTCCCGCCGCCCGCGCCCGGCGCGACCGGCCGGCCGGCCGCCGCGCCCAGCCCGCAGCCGGAGCTGTGCCCGCAGTGCCGCACGCCCCGCGAGGGCGGCGCGCCGTTCTGCGAGGAGTGCCGGTGGAACTTCCTGACCAACACCGCGACCTCGTACACCCCGGCCGCGCCGTCCCCCCCGCGCCCGCCGGCACCCGGCCCCGGCCAGGGCCCGGGCCCCGACCCGCGCTTCCAGCGGCCGCCCGGCCCGCCGTCGTACGGCGGCACGGACCAGTACGAGTACCAGGGCTCCCGCCCGTCACAGGTGAACCGTCCCGCGGAACCGATCCCTCCGGGCGGCCCCGGCTTCGGCGGTGAGCCCGGTGGCCCCGGCGGACACGGCGCTCCCGGCATGCCGCCCAGGCCCGGCGGACCCGGTGGTCCCGGTGGACCCGGTGGACCCGGTGGTCCCGGTGGTCCCGGCGGCTTCCCCGGCCCCGGCGGCGGTCCGGGTCAGCCCGGCGGCCCCTTCGGCGAGCGCCCCGGCGGTCCCTCCCCCGTGCCCGGCCAGGCGGGTCCGCCGCCCGGTTACGGCGCGGACCCCTCGCGTCCGGTCCCTCCGCCGCCCGGCCCGCCCGGCGGCCCCGGTGGTCCGGGCGGTCCCGGTGCGCCGGGTGGCGCCCCGCAGGCCTTCCACCGGCCGGGCCCCGGTGGTCCCGGCGGCCCCGGTGGTCCGGGCGGTCCCGGTGCCCCCGGCGGCCCGTCCTACGGCGGCGGTGACGACTGGGTGCTCTCCCCGCCGTCCACCGGCCCCGGCGGCCCCCACGGCCACGGCGGGCCCCAGACCCACGGCGGCCCCGGCGGCCCGGGTGCCCCCGCGCAGCCCGGCGGCGGCTACGGCTACCCGCACCCCGGCGCGAACCAGGCCCCGCCGCCGCCCGCCCCGCAGGGCCCGGCGACCTGGACGGCGACGATCGGCCCGGACCGCGAGTACTTCATGGCGATGATGCAGCGCTCCGGCCCCGAGGCCGCGGGCCTGAACCTGCCCGCGTACTCACCGGAGCAGCGGCGCACCCTCACCGGCAACCAGGTCACCATCGGCCGCCGCCGCCACTCCACCGGCGACACCCCCGACATCGACCTGTCGGTGCCGCCGGAGGACCCGGGTGTCTCGCACCAGCACGCGGTGCTGGTCCAGCAGCCGGACGGCAGCTGGGCGATCGTCGACCAGAACTCGACCAACGGCACCACGGTCAACGGCGCCGAGGAGCCGATCCAGCCGTTCGTGCCGGTGCCGCTCCAGGACGGCGACCGGGTGCACGTGGGCGCCTGGACGACGATCACCATCCGCCGCGGCTGA
- a CDS encoding methyltransferase domain-containing protein: protein MGAHALDKDLEELAVSARAALVREIEASGAWAADPVWREVFAAVPRHLFVPYYYVGVLGGYERRWGEHPDPRARERWMKGAYADEPLATRLRDGQLLSSSSQPSLMALMLAALGIEDGDRVLEIGAGSGYNAALLAHRLGDGDLVTTIDLDPEITESARRHLDAAGYHPVVVTGDGARGVPQRAPFDRIIATCALPTIPRAWLAQCRPGGRILTPLATGLILLTAGAGGQAEGRFLDSPAYFVPLRGAGPSDAEPAGLGAVPRRGREDDLFRFLSALTRGSLDPQEAYALWEREGRPRRDRYGITVTGEGEWAWLDDPEGPYAWPLPG from the coding sequence ATGGGTGCCCACGCTCTCGACAAGGACCTGGAGGAACTCGCCGTCTCCGCGCGGGCCGCGCTGGTGCGGGAGATCGAGGCGAGCGGCGCCTGGGCCGCGGACCCGGTGTGGCGGGAGGTGTTCGCCGCGGTGCCGCGGCACCTGTTCGTGCCGTACTACTACGTCGGCGTCCTCGGCGGATACGAACGCCGCTGGGGCGAACACCCCGACCCGCGGGCGCGGGAGCGCTGGATGAAGGGCGCGTACGCCGACGAGCCGCTGGCCACCCGGCTGCGCGACGGCCAGTTGCTCTCCTCCAGCAGCCAGCCCTCCCTCATGGCGCTGATGCTGGCCGCGCTCGGGATCGAGGACGGCGACCGGGTGCTGGAGATCGGCGCCGGCAGCGGCTACAACGCGGCCCTGCTCGCGCACCGGCTCGGCGACGGCGACCTCGTCACCACCATCGATCTCGACCCGGAGATCACCGAGTCCGCGCGGCGGCATCTGGACGCCGCCGGCTACCACCCCGTGGTCGTCACCGGGGACGGCGCGCGCGGAGTGCCGCAGCGGGCGCCGTTCGACCGGATCATCGCCACCTGCGCGCTGCCCACGATCCCGCGCGCCTGGCTCGCCCAGTGCCGCCCCGGCGGCCGGATCCTCACCCCGCTCGCCACCGGCCTGATCCTGCTGACGGCCGGCGCCGGCGGGCAGGCCGAGGGACGGTTCCTGGACTCCCCGGCCTACTTCGTGCCGCTGCGCGGCGCCGGCCCGAGCGATGCCGAGCCGGCGGGGCTGGGCGCCGTGCCGCGCCGGGGCCGCGAGGACGACCTGTTCCGGTTCCTGTCCGCGCTGACCCGCGGCAGCCTCGACCCGCAGGAGGCGTACGCGCTGTGGGAGCGCGAGGGCCGGCCGCGCCGCGACCGCTACGGCATCACGGTCACCGGCGAGGGGGAGTGGGCGTGGCTGGACGACCCGGAGGGGCCGTATGCCTGGCCCCTTCCGGGATGA
- a CDS encoding globin: protein MEGVREIRRGTLQEQTFYEQVGGEETFRRLVHRFYEGVAEDPILRPMYPEEDLGPAEERLALFLMQYWGGPTTYSENRGHPRLRMRHAPFTVDRAAHDAWLKHMRVAVEELGLSEEHEHTLWNYLTYAAASMVNTPG from the coding sequence ATGGAGGGCGTGAGAGAGATTCGGCGTGGCACGCTTCAGGAGCAGACCTTCTACGAGCAGGTCGGCGGGGAGGAGACCTTCCGTCGGCTCGTCCACCGTTTCTACGAGGGAGTCGCCGAGGACCCGATCCTGCGGCCGATGTATCCCGAGGAGGACCTGGGCCCCGCGGAGGAGCGGCTCGCGCTCTTCCTGATGCAGTACTGGGGCGGTCCGACGACGTACAGCGAGAACCGCGGCCACCCGCGGCTGCGGATGCGCCACGCCCCGTTCACGGTCGACCGCGCGGCGCACGACGCGTGGCTGAAGCACATGCGGGTCGCCGTGGAGGAGCTCGGCCTGTCCGAGGAGCACGAGCACACGCTGTGGAACTACCTGACGTACGCGGCGGCGTCGATGGTGAACACCCCGGGCTGA
- a CDS encoding thioesterase family protein, with translation MRHIYRCPLRWADMDAYGHVNNVVFLRYLEEARIDFLFRPEKDFQQGSVVARHEIDYKRQLVHRHEPVTIELWVTEIRAASFTIAYEVKDGDQVYVRASTVIVPFDFERQRPRRITDEERAFLKEYMDDAAERGAGAA, from the coding sequence TTGCGGCACATCTACCGCTGCCCGCTGCGCTGGGCGGACATGGACGCGTACGGCCACGTCAACAACGTGGTGTTCCTGCGCTACCTGGAGGAAGCCCGTATCGACTTCCTCTTCCGCCCGGAGAAGGACTTCCAGCAGGGGTCCGTGGTGGCGCGCCACGAGATCGACTACAAGCGGCAGCTCGTCCACCGGCACGAGCCGGTGACCATCGAGCTGTGGGTCACCGAGATCCGGGCCGCCTCCTTCACCATCGCCTACGAGGTGAAGGACGGCGACCAGGTCTACGTCCGGGCGTCGACCGTCATCGTGCCGTTCGACTTCGAACGGCAGCGGCCGCGCCGGATCACCGACGAGGAACGCGCGTTCCTCAAGGAGTACATGGACGACGCCGCCGAGCGGGGAGCCGGCGCGGCATGA
- the ettA gene encoding energy-dependent translational throttle protein EttA, whose amino-acid sequence MAEFIYTMRKARKAHGDKVILDDVTLNFLPGAKIGVVGPNGAGKSTVLKIMAGLEQPSNGDAFLSPGYSVGILLQEPPLNEEKTVLENVQEGVAEIKGKLDRFNEIAELMATDYSDALLDEMGKLQEELDHANAWDLDAQLEQAMDALGCPPADWPVTNLSGGERRRVALCKLLLEQPDLLLLDEPTNHLDAESVNWLEQHLAKYPGTVVAITHDRYFLDNVAEWILELDRGRAYPYEGNYSTYLETKQTRLKVEGQKDAKRAKRLKEELEWVRSNAKGRQAKSKARLARYEEMAAEAEKMRKLDFEEIQIPPGPRLGNIVVEVEKLNKAFGEKVLIDDLSFTLPRNGIVGVIGPNGAGKTTLFKMIQGLETPDSGSIKVGDTVKISYVDQSRENIDPKKTLWEVVSDGLDYINVGQVEMPSRAYVSAFGFKGPDQQKPAGVLSGGERNRLNLALTLKQGGNLLLLDEPTNDLDVETLSSLENALLEFPGCAVVVSHDRWFLDRVATHILAYEGDSKWFWFEGNFESYEKNKIERLGPDAARPHRATYKKLTRG is encoded by the coding sequence TTGGCTGAGTTCATTTACACCATGCGCAAGGCGCGCAAGGCGCACGGCGACAAGGTGATCCTCGATGACGTCACCCTGAACTTCCTCCCCGGGGCGAAGATCGGCGTCGTCGGCCCGAACGGTGCCGGTAAGTCGACCGTGCTGAAGATCATGGCGGGGCTGGAGCAGCCGTCCAACGGTGACGCCTTCCTCTCGCCCGGCTACAGCGTCGGCATCCTGCTCCAGGAGCCCCCGCTGAACGAGGAGAAGACGGTCCTGGAGAACGTCCAGGAGGGTGTCGCCGAGATCAAGGGCAAGCTCGACCGGTTCAACGAGATCGCCGAGCTGATGGCCACCGACTACTCGGACGCGCTGCTCGACGAGATGGGCAAGCTCCAGGAGGAGCTGGACCACGCCAACGCCTGGGACCTCGACGCCCAGCTGGAGCAGGCCATGGACGCCCTGGGCTGCCCGCCGGCCGACTGGCCCGTCACCAACCTCTCCGGTGGTGAGCGGCGCCGCGTCGCGCTGTGCAAGCTGCTGCTGGAGCAGCCCGACCTGCTGCTCCTCGACGAGCCCACCAACCACCTCGACGCCGAGTCGGTGAACTGGCTGGAGCAGCACCTGGCCAAGTACCCGGGCACCGTCGTCGCGATCACCCACGACCGGTACTTCCTGGACAACGTCGCCGAGTGGATCCTCGAGCTCGACCGCGGCCGCGCCTACCCGTACGAGGGCAACTACTCCACGTACCTGGAGACCAAGCAGACCCGTCTGAAGGTCGAGGGCCAGAAGGACGCCAAGCGCGCCAAGCGCCTCAAGGAGGAGCTGGAGTGGGTCCGCTCCAACGCCAAGGGGCGGCAGGCCAAGTCCAAGGCGCGTCTGGCCCGCTACGAGGAGATGGCCGCCGAGGCGGAGAAGATGCGGAAGCTGGACTTCGAGGAGATCCAGATCCCGCCGGGCCCGCGGCTGGGCAACATCGTGGTCGAGGTCGAGAAGCTCAACAAGGCCTTCGGTGAGAAGGTCCTGATCGACGACCTCTCCTTCACGCTGCCGCGCAACGGCATCGTCGGTGTCATCGGCCCGAACGGCGCCGGCAAGACCACCCTGTTCAAGATGATCCAGGGCCTGGAGACGCCGGACTCCGGTTCGATCAAGGTCGGCGACACCGTCAAGATCTCGTACGTCGACCAGAGCCGCGAGAACATCGACCCGAAGAAGACGCTGTGGGAGGTCGTCTCCGACGGCCTCGACTACATCAACGTCGGCCAGGTCGAGATGCCGAGCCGGGCGTACGTGTCCGCCTTCGGCTTCAAGGGGCCGGACCAGCAGAAGCCGGCCGGGGTGCTCTCCGGTGGTGAGCGCAACCGCCTGAACCTGGCGCTGACCCTGAAGCAGGGCGGCAACCTGCTGCTCCTCGACGAGCCGACCAACGACCTCGACGTCGAGACGCTCAGCAGCCTGGAGAACGCGCTGCTGGAGTTCCCCGGCTGCGCCGTGGTCGTCTCCCACGACCGGTGGTTCCTGGACCGCGTCGCCACGCACATCCTCGCCTACGAGGGTGACTCCAAGTGGTTCTGGTTCGAGGGCAACTTCGAGTCGTACGAGAAGAACAAGATCGAGCGGCTGGGTCCGGACGCCGCGCGTCCGCACCGGGCCACCTACAAGAAGCTGACCCGGGGCTGA